A DNA window from Engystomops pustulosus chromosome 6, aEngPut4.maternal, whole genome shotgun sequence contains the following coding sequences:
- the PTH2 gene encoding tuberoinfundibular peptide of 39 residues — translation MERIVVGRGFLLITVLLGYCSVSSPALIPTIRNPNRLWKRDLSDKDLNPFLTRPDSWNQQVPSITFHDWSLKMLSSDVLPNESPDERARKLLLQPITRQLLFGTNDVPKKLIPDDARLSRGMTDQRWLSMWPTNEEMEKRSIVVADDAAFREKSKMLTAMERQKWLNSYMQKLLVVNSI, via the exons ATGGAAAGAATTGTTGTTGGGCGAGGTTTTCTTCTGATCACAGTCCTCCTGGGATATTGCAGTGTGTCTTCTCCAGCCTTAATTCCCACCATCCGGAACCCAAACAG ACTGTGGAAAAGAGACCTTAGTGACAAAGATTTAAATCCCTTCCTGACTCGACCAGATTCCTGGAACCAGCAAGTCCCCTCTATAACATTCCATGACTGGAGCCTAAAAATGCTATCCTCAGATGTGCTTCCAAATGAGTCCCCTGATGAGAGGGCCAGGAAGCTGCTTCTGCAGCCCATCACCAGACAACTTCTGTTTGGAACCAATGATGTTCCAAAAAAGCTAATTCCAGATGATGCCAGGCTTAGCAGAGGAATGACAGACCAAAGATGGCTATCAATGTGGCCTACTAACGAAGAGATGGAAAAACGAAGCATAGTGGTGGCAGATGACGCTGCCTTCCGTGAAAAGAGTAAAATGCTGACAGCAATGGAAAGACAGAAATGGCTAAACTCTTACATGCAGAAGCTTCTTGTGGTCAATTCTATTTAA